One genomic window of Cydia fagiglandana chromosome 20, ilCydFagi1.1, whole genome shotgun sequence includes the following:
- the LOC134674835 gene encoding venom serine carboxypeptidase-like yields MVSLFAFFILQVLLWQCLVYGDPEVRLQDGDSGPGEPLFLTPLLERGDVAEARRLARVPLFHDLHVESYAGFFTVDKTYDSNHYFWYFPSMSADRDNDPVIVWLEGGPGSSALINLFVGNGPVSVRNHTFERREHHWALSHHMIYIDSPVGTGFSFTKHPEGYCTDQTQIAEHLYSSLTQFFQLFLELKQNEFFIAGESYGGKYVPALGYAIHKKNPTAETKINLKGLAIGNGLTDPENQLLHGQYLYQIGLIDLNERKIFEEYEGKILNYIKHDKWREAYDTFGILIERPGSYFRNFTGFDSYYKFLDSKVYFLPGINEFQYMLKNNATRKGIHVGDLTFHNGSVVFNNLKQDLMKSVTPWLSELLDNYHCLIYSGQLDIIVAYPLTLNYLQKLNFSGSEDYRTARRSIWRVDGEIAGYAKQGGRLVEVLVRNAGHLVPADQPEWALDMIQRFTHNTKRWDC; encoded by the coding sequence ATGGTGAGTCTATTTGCATTTTTCATACTGCAAGTATTATTGTGGCAATGCTTAGTCTACGGCGATCCGGAGGTTCGACTACAGGATGGAGATAGTGGCCCAGGTGAGCCGCTGTTCCTGACGCCACTCCTTGAGCGTGGTGACGTGGCGGAGGCGCGGCGACTGGCGCGCGTGCCGCTCTTCCACGACCTGCACGTCGAGAGCTATGCCGGCTTCTTCACCGTCGACAAAACCTACGACTCCAATCACTACTTCTGGTACTTTCCGAGTATGTCCGCTGACAGAGACAACGACCCAGTCATCGTCTGGTTGGAGGGAGGACCGGGGTCTTCGGCACTAATTAACTTATTCGTGGGAAATGGACCAGTTTCTGTGAGAAATCACACTTTCGAGCGTAGAGAGCACCATTGGGCGTTGAGTCATCATATGATATATATTGACAGCCCGGTTGGTACTGGATTTAGCTTCACTAAGCACCCGGAAGGTTACTGCACCGATCAGACACAAATCGCTGAACATCTGTACTCCAGCCTGACTCAGTTCTTCCAGCTCTTCCTAGAGTTGAAACAGAATGAGTTCTTCATCGCGGGAGAGTCATACGGCGGGAAGTATGTCCCGGCTCTAGGCTACGCTATTCACAAGAAGAACCCCACAGCGGAAACCAAAATAAACCTCAAAGGTTTAGCTATTGGTAATGGTTTAACTGATCCTGAAAACCAGTTACTGCATGGACAATATTTGTATCAAATAGGTCTCATAGATCTCAATGAACGAAAAATATTTGAGGAATATGAaggtaaaattttaaattatattaagcaTGATAAATGGAGAGAAGCATATGATACTTTTGGTATTCTAATTGAGAGACCTGGTTCTTATTTCAGAAATTTTACTGGGTTTGATAGTTATTACAAATTCCTAGATTCTAAAGTATACTTTTTACCTGGCATTAATGAATTTCAGTATATGTTGAAAAATAATGCTACTCGAAAGGGAATCCATGTGGGAGATCTGACATTTCACAACGGATCTGTAgtgtttaataatttaaaacaagATTTAATGAAGTCAGTCACCCCGTGGTTGTCTGAGCTCTTGGACAACTATCACTGTTTGATCTACAGCGGGCAACTAGACATTATAGTGGCTTATCCCCTGACACTCAACTACTTGCAGAAGCTGAACTTCAGTGGTTCTGAGGATTATAGGACGGCTCGGCGTTCGATCTGGCGCGTGGACGGGGAGATAGCGGGGTACGCCAAGCAGGGGGGGAGGTTGGTGGAGGTGCTGGTCCGGAACGCGGGGCATCTGGTGCCAGCGGACCAGCCTGAGTGGGCCTTGGACATGATCCAGCGTTTTACCCATAATACTAAACGTTGGGACTGTTAG
- the LOC134674836 gene encoding venom serine carboxypeptidase-like, whose amino-acid sequence MTKCLFVAIVLQIILLRALCTCLEVQTENGDSGPGEPLFLSPYLERGDVAEARRLARVPLLHDLHVESYAGFFTVDKTYDSNHFFWYLPSMSANINDDPVILWLEGGPGGSGMSNVFMGNGPVALKNHTFIPKEYHWVLNHHMIYIDNPVGASFSFTKHKDGYCRNETQIAEHLYSSLTQFFQLFPELQRNEFFIAGESYGGKYVPALGYAIHKKNPTAETKINLQGLAIGNGMTDPENQLKYGEFLYQIGLIDLNQRKIFEEYQAKTVNYIRNGQWIEAFNTYAALILEDNSLFNNFTGFAEYSYYNYLHTGFKEIESNVSAELKYILKQNAFRKAIHVGNLKFQNGSLLREILQADVMKSVAPWLSELLDHYHCLVYIGQLDIIVAYPLTLNYLQKLKFSGSEEYRMARRSIWRVDGEIAGYAKQGGRLLEVLVRDAGHAVIWDKPKWAMDMIQRFTHNENHWDN is encoded by the coding sequence ATGACTAAGTGTCTATTTGTGGCTATTGtactacaaattatattattacgtGCACTCTGCACATGTCTGGAGGTTCAAACAGAGAATGGAGACAGCGGCCCTGGTGAACCCCTATTTCTTTCACCGTATCTCGAGCGCGGTGACGTGGCTGAGGCGCGGCGGTTGGCGCGCGTGCCGCTCCTCCACGACCTACACGTCGAGAGCTATGCCGGCTTCTTCACCGTCGACAAAACCTACGACTCCAATCACTTCTTCTGGTACCTGCCCAGCATGTCAGCTAACATAAACGATGACCCCGTTATCTTGTGGTTGGAAGGGGGTCCTGGCGGTTCAGGAATGTCCAACGTGTTTATGGGAAATGGTCCTGTTGCTCTGAAGAACCACACGTTTATACCCAAAGAGTACCACTGGGTTCTCAACCACCATATGATCTATATAGATAACCCAGTAGGCGCTAGCTTTAGCTTCACCAAACACAAGGATGGTTATTGCAGAAATGAAACACAAATCGCTGAACATCTGTACTCCAGCCTGACTCAGTTCTTCCAGCTCTTCCCAGAGCTGCAGCGGAATGAGTTTTTCATCGCGGGAGAGTCATACGGCGGGAAGTATGTCCCGGCTCTAGGCTACGCTATTCACAAGAAGAACCCCACAGCGGAAACCAAAATAAACCTTCAAGGTTTAGCTATCGGTAATGGTATGACCGATCCTGAAAACCAGTTAAAATACGGGGAGTTCTTATATCAAATAGGTCTTATAGATTTAAACCAGCGAAAAATATTTGAAGAATACCAAGCTAAGACAGtgaattatattagaaacgGCCAGTGGATTGAAGCCTTCAACACTTATGCCGCTCTTATTCTTGAAGATAATTCCTTATTTAACAATTTCACTGGATTCGCTGAATACTCTTACTACAATTACTTACATACCGGATTTAAAGAAATCGAATCGAATGTTTCAGCTGAActcaaatatatattgaaaCAAAACGCTTTTCGAAAAGCAATCCATGTGGGAAATCTGAAATTCCAAAATGGTTCCTTATTGCGAGAGATTTTGCAAGCAGATGTAATGAAGTCAGTCGCTCCGTGGTTATCTGAACTGTTGGACCATTATCATTGTTTGGTGTATATTGGACAGTTGGACATTATAGTCGCTTATCCTCTGACACTCAACTACTTGCAGAAGCTGAAGTTCAGTGGTTCCGAGGAGTACAGGATGGCTCGGCGTTCGATCTGGCGCGTGGACGGGGAGATAGCGGGGTACGCCAAGCAGGGGGGGAGGTTGCTGGAGGTGCTGGTCCGGGACGCCGGGCACGCGGTAATATGGGACAAGCCCAAGTGGGCAATGGATATGATCCAACGTTTCACCCATAATGAAAATCATTGGGATAACTAA
- the LOC134674834 gene encoding venom serine carboxypeptidase-like produces the protein MVKQLLAILLQALFSHKIFTHCNPEVNLEDGDCGPGEPLFLTPLLERGDVAEARRLARVSLFHDLHIESYAGFFTVDKTYDSNHFFWYFPSMSTDRENDPIIFWLEGGPGTSGLINVFMGNGPVAIRNYTFERREHHWALSHHMIYIDSPVGTGFSFTKHSEGYCTDQTQIAEHLYSSLTQFFQLFPELKQNEFFIAGESYGGKYVPALGYAIHKKNPTAETKINLKGLAIGNGVVNPEHQLLYGSFLYQIGLIDLNERIIFEKNEAKAVNYIRNSQWIEAEDIVVELLAGPDCYFNNFTGFDSYYNFLDPKIYFAHLKTEYESVLKNNSVRNAIHVGDLTFHNGSVPHEHLRQDMMKSVAPWLSELLDHYHCLIYSGQLDIIVAYPLTLNYLQKLNFSGSEEYRTAKRSIWRVDGEIAGYAKQGGRLVEVLVRNAGHGVPMDQPRWAVDMIQRFTHNTKHWDS, from the coding sequence atggtGAAGCAACTATTGGCTATCCTTCTACAGGCCTTATTTTCGCATAAAATCTTTACTCATTGTAACCCGGAGGTTAACCTGGAGGATGGCGACTGTGGACCCGGTGAGCCGCTGTTCCTGACGCCGCTCCTCGAGCGTGGCGACGTCGCCGAGGCGCGGCGGCTGGCGCGCGTGTCTCTCTTCCACGACCTGCACATCGAAAGCTACGCCGGCTTCTTCACCGTTGACAAAACCTACGACTCTAATCACTTCTTCTGGTACTTTCCGAGCATGTCCACTGACAGAGAAAACGACCCAATCATCTTCTGGTTGGAAGGAGGACCGGGAACTTCGGGGCTGATTAATGTATTCATGGGGAATGGACCGGTTGCCATAAGAAATTACACGTTTGAGCGCAGAGAGCACCATTGGGCGCTGAGTCATCATATGATATATATAGACAGCCCAGTGGGGACTGGATTTAGCTTCACCAAGCACTCGGAAGGTTACTGCACCGATCAGACGCAAATCGCTGAACATCTGTACTCCAGCCTGACCCAGTTCTTCCAGCTCTTCCCAGAGCTGAAACAGAATGAGTTCTTCATCGCAGGAGAGTCATACGGCGGGAAGTATGTCCCGGCTCTAGGCTACGCTATTCACAAGAAGAACCCCACAGCTGAAACCAAAATAAACCTAAAAGGTTTAGCTATCGGTAATGGTGTGGTTAATCCTGAACATCAGCTCCTATACGGAAGTTTTTTGTACCAAATAGGACTCATAGATCTCAATGAACGGATAATATTCGAGAAAAATGAAGCAAAGGCCGTGAATTATATTAGAAACAGTCAGTGGATAGAAGCGGAAGATATTGTTGTCGAATTACTTGCGGGGCCCGattgttattttaataacttCACTGGATTTGATAGCTATTACAATTTCTTGGatcctaaaatatattttgcacatttaaaaacagaatatgaGAGTGTTTTGAAAAATAACTCTGTTCGAAACGCGATCCATGTGGGAGATCTTACATTTCATAACGGATCTGTACCACATGAACATTTAAGACAAGATATGATGAAGTCTGTCGCGCCGTGGTTGTCTGAGCTCTTGGACCATTATCATTGCTTGATCTACAGCGGGCAACTGGACATTATAGTCGCTTATCCTCTAACACTCAATTACTTGCAGAAGCTGAACTTTAGCGGTTCTGAGGAGTACAGAACGGCGAAGCGTTCGATCTGGCGCGTGGACGGGGAGATAGCAGGGTACGCCAAGCAGGGGGGGAGGTTGGTGGAGGTGCTGGTCCGGAACGCGGGACATGGGGTCCCAATGGACCAGCCCAGGTGGGCTGTGGACATGATCCAGCGTTTTACCCATAATACAAAACATTGGGACAGTTAA
- the LOC134674833 gene encoding venom serine carboxypeptidase-like, whose translation MKKCLFLNIVLQIVILRANADGDSSEPLFLTPLLERGDVTEARRLARVPLLHDLHVESYAGFFTVDKTYDSNHFFWYFPSMSTERDNDPVILWLEGGPGGSGLINIFMGNGPVYLKNHTFIPKEHNWVLNHHMIYIDNPVGAGFSFTKHNDGYCTNETQIAEHLYSSLTQFFQLFPGLQRNEFFIAGESYGGKYVPALGYAIHKKNPTAKIKINLKGLAIGNGMTDPENQLNYGEFLYQIGLIDLNHRKIFEEYEAKTVNYIRNGQWIQAFNTYAALILEDNSLFNNFTGFDEYYNLLHTEFKEVDSNVKAEFQFILKQYAFRKAIHVGNLTFHDSSLLKKILQADIMKSVAPWLSELLNHYYCLVYTGQLDILFAYPLTLNYLQKLNFSGSEEYKTAKRSIWRVDGEVAGYAKQGGRLVEVLVRDAGHAVIWDKPKWAMDMIQRFTHNTKHWDS comes from the coding sequence ATGAAAAAGTGCCTTTTTCTAAACATTGTTCTGCAAATTGTAATATTACGGGCAAATGCAGACGGTGACTCAAGTGAACCACTATTCCTTACTCCACTCCTCGAGCGCGGTGACGTGACTGAGGCGCGGCGGTTGGCGCGCGTGCCGCTCCTCCACGACCTACACGTCGAGAGCTATGCCGGCTTCTTCACCGTCGACAAAACCTACGACTCCAATCACTTCTTCTGGTACTTTCCGAGCATGTCCACTGAAAGGGACAACGACCCAGTCATCTTGTGGTTGGAAGGAGGACCAGGCGGTTCAGGTCTGATCAATATCTTTATGGGAAATGGACCGGTTTATCTGAAGAACCACACGTTCATACCCAAAGAGCACAATTGGGTTCTGAACCACCATATGATCTACATAGACAACCCAGTGGGCGCTGGCTTCAGCTTCACTAAACATAACGATGGCTATTGCACAAATGAGACACAAATCGCTGAACATCTGTACTCCAGCCTGACTCAGTTCTTCCAGCTCTTCCCAGGGCTGCAGCGGAATGAGTTCTTCATCGCGGGAGAGTCATACGGCGGGAAGTATGTCCCGGCTCTAGGCTACGCTATTCACAAGAAGAACCCCACAGCGAAAATCAAAATAAACCTCAAAGGTTTAGCTATCGGTAATGGTATGACCGATCCTGAAAACCAGTTAAATTACGGGGAGTTCTTATATCAAATAGGTCTTATTGATTTAAATCATCGAAAAATATTTGAAGAATACGAAGCTAAGACAGtgaattatattagaaacgGCCAGTGGATCCAAGCCTTCAACACTTATGCCGCTCTTATTCTCGAAGATAATTCCTTATTCAACAATTTTACTGGATTCGATGAATATTATAATCTCTTACACACAGAATTTAAAGAAGTTGATTCTAATGTTAAAGCTGAATTCCAGTTTATATTGAAACAATACGCTTTTCGAAAAGCTATCCACGTGGGAAATCTGACGTTCCATGACAGTTCCTTATTGAAGAAGATTTTACAAGCAGATATAATGAAGTCAGTCGCTCCGTGGTTGTCTGAGCTATTGAATCACTATTATTGTTTGGTTTACACGGGACAGTTGGACATTTTATTTGCCTATCCCTTGACACTCAACTACTTGCAGAAGCTGAACTTCAGTGGTTCTGAGGAGTACAAGACCGCGAAGCGTTCGATCTGGCGCGTGGACGGGGAGGTAGCGGGGTACGCCAAGCAGGGGGGGAGGTTGGTGGAGGTGCTGGTCCGGGACGCCGGGCACGCGGTAATATGGGACAAGCCCAAGTGGGCAATGGATATGATCCAACGTTTTACCCATAATACAAAACATTGGGACAGCTAG